From the genome of Magnolia sinica isolate HGM2019 chromosome 12, MsV1, whole genome shotgun sequence:
ggtggtcgatgctctatggccccaccatgatgtatgtatttcatccgtgccgtccatctattttcctagatcattttactgtatgagaacaaaaatgaggtatatccaaatctcaactggagcacattacaagaaacagtgttgaatgaacatcgaccattaaaaacttttcggggccataaaagttttggatcaagctgatctttgtttttgctcttcatctagatctgtatgaccttacaaacagattggatgtcaaataaacactacagcgGGCcataggagtattttaatggtgaatatccaatcactattgttttcacatGGTGTGCTCCATCTGAGATTTACATACCTATCATTCTTGGTacaaacttaaaatgatctgtaaaaatagatgtacagaatggacgaaacaaatacatcatggtggggtccacagaacaccGAGCACCAGGATGGTGGCatggagagtagccaatccgtttcataGGTTACCGTACTTATAGTTTTGTGAATTTACATCTGCGTAGATACTTCAGTAGCCAAGAGGCTGTTGCCTTATAATTAATGCTCTTTCTCCTCTAGATGTCTCTCTCCCTTTCGGAGGGCACGCACTCGACTACATAAATACGATTTTCAAGTCACGTCTCTTTTTAGCTCCTCCTGCTAAAGTGACGTCATCACTTTCCGTAGGcatcaccatgatatatgtactgtatccacaccgcccatccatttcaggatattattttagggtataatccaaaagagtgagaaagatccaaatttcaagtgcaccccacgGTAGTAAACAATGGGGATCGaagcttaccattaaaacctctttctAGCGGTGACTCCCCTCCATCTCCCAGTTGTAGGAACAGttgaaagaagatcaaagttacgtggctccacaatgatgtatttatgatatcttcaccgttcatcccttttgcGAGATCAGTTTAGAtcttaatcccaaaaattagtaaTTTCCAggactcaagtgaaccacaccacaaatagcagcgggtaCAGTGATTGtaaccgttaaaaaattcataaggcccactgtattattCTTTCCAtccaaatctgttcataaggtcacacagacgtggatgaagagaaaaaaatatatatcatgttgatccaatctGTTCAATACCCACTactttttacaatgtggtccacttgatttttttatatattgtatTTTTCCGCTCAACCCTTACAACGATCACACAAAGTGGACGGaggatttggatataactcatacctcatgatgggacccaaagaacttggtgacgtcaacacacaagccacatcagtggtgtgtggtgcaccagccaatccgcttgggaaatggattagctactggctggtggttggtgctctatggcccaccatgatgtatgtatttcattcatgccgtccatctattttcctagatggacggctggtggttggtgctctatggcccaatatgaggtatatccaaatctcaactggaatACATTACaataaacagtgttgaatgaacgccgACCAGTAAAAAaaatttggggcccataaaagttttggatcaagctgaacttTGTTTTTAATCAACagattttgggggccataaaatttttccctccatctatatctgtatgacctaatcaacagattgaatgtcaaataaacactacagggGCCAttggagtattttaatggtgaatatccaatcactattatctTCCTGTGGTGTCATCCATCTAGATTTATATACctatcatttttggaatcaaacctaaaatgatatgtaaaaatggatgcataaggatgaaacaaatacaacatggtggggcccacacagcaccgaccaaTCAATAGTTTTTCACAATAGTGGGAACAGAGGGAGAAAAGAAATAGCTAAGGTCCACTCATTTGGTAGGGTCACGTGCGGACAACTAACCAAATAGGCGGTAGCAGGAGAATAGGGAGGAATTCCACAGATATGGGCCCTCCTAAGTAATGGTACTGAGCAAGTTGCATTTCCAGTAACAGAGAGTCCAAGCTATAAAACAATCTTCAGCTAAGCCTCAATGAGCAATCAAAATCCAAGTATcagtaaccaaaaaaaaaaaaaaaaacaatggtttCATGGTTCACGTGCTTATGCAAAATGCTTTCTAGCTACCCTGAAATCTTCCTTGCATTTGCTTGTTTCTTCTTCATTAAGATGTTGAGAATCAAAGGCAATGTTCTCGTGAACTGGCCTATCTTCGGCATGTTGCCATCTCTTCTTCTCAATTCCCACCGTTTGCATGATTGGTTCAACGAAGTCATGGCCAGAAATGGTCTTACATTCGTTTTCTATGGCCCTTGGTTTACTCATATGGATGCCGTGATAACATGCGATCCAGCTAACGTGAACCATGTCATGCATACCAACTTCTCCAACTTCCCAAAGGGTTCTGATTACATCAAGATGTTCGATATACTTGGAGATGGGATCTTCAATTCAGAATCTGAGTCGTGGAGATTTCAACGAAGAAAAGCCCAGGCTCACCTCAAATGTACACGATTCCGTCGGTTTATGGCCAAGACTACAAAAGAGAAGGTGGAGAAGGCGCTTGTTCCGGTCCTTAATCACATcatgcaaaaaggaaaatacgTAGATTTGCAAGACGTATTACACAGGTTCATGTTCGATAAcaccttcattttggtttttggggTTGATCCAAAATGCCTATCTACCGACTTCCCAGAACTTCCTCCTATTGTCAAGGCCATGGATGATGCGGCTGAGGCGGTGTTATTCCGTCACTTGGTGCCTCAAAGCTGGTGGAGGTTGCTATGGTGGCTAAAGATAGGAAAGGAGAAGAAGCTGTATGAAGCTTGGAAAACCATTGATAATTTCGTATACCAAAGAATTtcaatgagaaggaaagaaataaaagaaaccaATGGTTTAGAGGAATCTGGGGATTTGCTGACATCTTACATGGATGAGATGGAAGGAGGAGCGGAATCCGATTCGTTCCTCAGAGACACTGTGCTTAATTTCTTGTTTGCAGGGAAGGATACCACAAGCGCCGGCATTACATGGTTCTTCTGGATAATTTCTAAGAACCCAAGTGCCAAAACCAAAATCTTGGAAGAACTCAAAGCAATCGCAGCTAAAAAAGAACAAGTGTCACTGACCCAACTGACGGTGTTCGATACTGAGGAGCTTAGCAAGCTGGTTTATCTACAAGCAGCCTTGTGCGAATCGCTACGGCTATTCCCACCTGTTCCGTTCGAGCACAAAGGAGTTCTTCAGACTGACATTCTTCCCAGTGGTGAAACGGTCCAAGCAAATACAAAGATTATATTCTCGTTGTTTTCGATGGGGAGGATGGAAGCAATATGGGGGAAAGATTGCTTAGAATTCAAGCCAGAGAGATGGATAACCGAGCAAGGCACCTTGAAATTCGAACCTTCCTACAAGTTCACGGCATTCATTACTGGACCGAGGAGTTGCTTAGGTAGGGAGTTGGCTTTTACTCAAATGAAGGCTGTTGCTGCGGCGGTGCTTTACAATTTTCAAGTTCACGTGATGGACGGCCACCCTGTGTCGCCGAAATTCTCGGTAGCTCTCCATATGAAGGATGGTTTGATGGTCCGAATCAGTAAGGAAGATGTTCATGAATCGTGATTGTGGCGCGTTTGGTTGCATCGATATCTGCTGTTTGTTTTATCATGATATGCGTGTCTTACTTTGTTTGGATGTATCGTTTACTAGAATGGTTGTTAGGAAGTAATACCGACGtagaatgcatgagtatgcatgGCTTAGCATAACCTGTCTGCTCTATAGTTTGCAGAGTCAGGACTCGGTTGGTCAAGGTTGCGTCAAGAAAatatgtttttattatttatattatatataatataatataaaaatatatgataTGGGGTGTTGGATCACTACTTGCAAGAGAGCATGtcctattttctattttctatgtgGCAACTCAATTGGAATTAAGATATCCTATTAAAATGAGCTATGCAATATGTCAAGtgggtttgtttttttaaaaaaagtgggTTTGTTGGAGGACCCGCAGAAGCACACctagatgaatcaagcaaagtatttcaCTCGCATAATtaagcccaatcacaaagactttAAATTTAACATGGAACTTGcggaaaagcaaaaaaaaaaaaaactaaaaacaaaacaacgATACAGAGCGATAAATATcgctatgaaagcaaaaaattacaagagataaagagagaatacttgattcgaacaagcctcaaatctttCTTTACAAGCCCTTAAAAATCttaggaacaaattagaaagctcttggtttcaccctaatcccgattacacgcatatatatagcctctatgtgaatcacaatcgaaataggaaaaaATCCGCAAATACACAACTCTATGCAAACGTTCGATAGTACCTTCGATGggactcgatggcattgaacaacctttgatgtcatcgaactgtcttCAATTACATCGAACTAAACATCAAAACGTTCTAGCGATAAATcatggatttttcagatttttccaatggcatcaagcaagccttcgatgtcattgaacagtcTTCGATAGCATCTAACCtctttcgatggtatcgagtagGACACCTAAAGCGTCCAGCAACCAACATCTCATGCTAATTTTTTTCATCGATTTTAAGACACTATTCAGAATAAAGCTTAAAATGAGCCGCGTGAGGAACGCTGACCGGCTTTGCTCTGTCTATCCCATACTTTACCAATACTTTCTCAAGGTATTCCTTCTAAGACAACCAAAGCCTTCTCATTTTCCTATCTCTGTATATATCAATGCctagaaccctctttgcagccctcagatctttcatcttaaatgtacctgataactgagtcttcaattAATTGATTTAAGATATCCTATGACTGGCGatcagcatgtcatcaatatacaataccgGGATGATTTATTTTCTGTCACtgagtgtcttgtaatagacacaataatTATATTCAATTATGGTAAACCTCTAGCtcatcatgaaagaattaaactttTTATACTACTACTCAggcaactgtttcaggccgtataacaactttaacctgcaaactttgTTCTTTGTCccttttattttgaagctttCTAGTTGTTTTATGTAAATTTGCTCTTTTACTTCCTCATGCAGGAAGATAATCTTTACATCTATTTATTCTAGCTTGAAatcatattgggcaaccaatgccaacacgaatctgatataTACTTGTTTCACAACTGGCgtgaatatctcagtgaagtcgaaACTTTCCCTTTGAGCATATCCCTTCGTTGTCAACCTTGCCttatacctatcatgtttcttcttgaagatccacttccACCCAATCGCTTTTCGACCaatgggaagctccaccagctctcacgTCTCGTTCTTATATAAGGAGTTAATCTCATCATCTATCGCAACTTTTCACTTTCCGGCATATGGCTCATCAAAAGCCTCCTGAAgagtagacggatccccctcataCATAATAAGAGCATGTGCAATATTAGAGTTATCACTATATCTCATCGGTAACCTTCGATCTCGCAGCTGATTCCTTCTCAtgggtggctgctccacctccTCCTATACCTCTGTCTACATATCTGTGTCAGCCTATGTGTCATATATGTCTACCTGAACATCCACAATTAATATTTTCGtttcctcttgatcattcttacaGAATATGGATCCTTTGTCAAATTTGACGTCACGGCTAATTATGATTTTTCTTCATACCACCACCATTACCAAACAAAGATGTATTTCTTGGCCCTTTagtttagcttatctctctcaacagaTAATACAtaagagtaagcttcacaaccaaatactCACGATCCTAAGTAGTCTACATGTtaaccactccatactttctctGAAATTTTATAATCAATGGTCGTAGAAGGGGACCGACTCACTAAGTAACAATGCGTATTAACGGCCACATTCCAAAGTTCCTCGCCCAACCCAACTTTACTAATCTGGGAGCCAATTTAATCTCAAACTTGTTTCTATTTTATCCTCCTTACCATATGAACAGTTAAAGCACTGAATGGATAATGAAGATATCACCCAAAAAAATTTTGAGGGTTAACACTAAATGTGACTGCTTTAATACCACATGTTGGATTTTAActtcaaaaaaaagaagcaaaaatgaaagatttgtcAAAAATTCTAATTAATTAATCTTAATTTCAGGAGCACATGGGGTTACAATCATAAATTTAAAGGATGATTTAGATTTTACCTTATGCAATCAAAATCATGATGATAATTTTTTTCACGAAGATGTTACCAATGCATGTTGATCCCTTCTAACGGAAGAGCTCTCTTCCCAATCTATCGTAGATAGAAGGTGTTGAGAGATGGCACCATCTGTACCTCTGGTAGAGTATAAGGAAGACACACATCATCCATAGGATGGACCACACACACCACTCATGCGAAGGAGAAGAGGGAAGGAAGATGGGAGAACTattctctcccctctctctctgtctcctctCTCTCCAAGTGGCTCCTAAGGAGGACGTCAAGGGATTTTCTCAACTCCTCTTTATATAGAAACCTATTTATGTAACGTCAGGGAAATTTTCGTACTGGTCAAAGTGGATTAACTGACCTATAGGGATTAGTGG
Proteins encoded in this window:
- the LOC131221712 gene encoding noroxomaritidine synthase 2-like, translating into MVSWFTCLCKMLSSYPEIFLAFACFFFIKMLRIKGNVLVNWPIFGMLPSLLLNSHRLHDWFNEVMARNGLTFVFYGPWFTHMDAVITCDPANVNHVMHTNFSNFPKGSDYIKMFDILGDGIFNSESESWRFQRRKAQAHLKCTRFRRFMAKTTKEKVEKALVPVLNHIMQKGKYVDLQDVLHRFMFDNTFILVFGVDPKCLSTDFPELPPIVKAMDDAAEAVLFRHLVPQSWWRLLWWLKIGKEKKLYEAWKTIDNFVYQRISMRRKEIKETNGLEESGDLLTSYMDEMEGGAESDSFLRDTVLNFLFAGKDTTSAGITWFFWIISKNPSAKTKILEELKAIAAKKEQVSLTQLTVFDTEELSKLVYLQAALCESLRLFPPVPFEHKGVLQTDILPSGETVQANTKIIFSLFSMGRMEAIWGKDCLEFKPERWITEQGTLKFEPSYKFTAFITGPRSCLGRELAFTQMKAVAAAVLYNFQVHVMDGHPVSPKFSVALHMKDGLMVRISKEDVHES